Genomic DNA from Pseudomonas fitomaticsae:
CCTTGTTTGCGTGTGATCCGACCCGTTCCCGAGGTCAGTGGATACTCGAAGCCAGTTCGAAGATCGGGATGTACATCAGGATCACGATCACCCCGATCAACAGGCCGATGAAGGTCATGAGCAGCGGCTCGAACAGCCGCACGAACCACTCGATCCAGCGGCTGATTTCCTCGTCGTAGAAATCGGCGCTGCGTTCCATCATTTGCCCCAGGTTGCCGGACTGCTCGCCAGCGCGCAGCAGGCGCAGGGACACGGGCGTCACCAGACGGTTGAGCTCAAGGGCGGTGGACAACGACTGCCCCTCGCGCACTCGCTCGCAGGCCTGATCCAGGCGTGCTCGCGAGGCCACGGTGAGCAGGCCGCGCACCATGCCCATGGCCGTCACCAGCGGAATCCCGCCTTGCAGCAGAATCCCCAGCGACCGGTAAAACCGCGCCAGCTCATACATGAAAATTCGCTGGTGCACGGCGGGCAGTTTCTCCACCAGCCGATCCAGCCCACGACGAAACGCCGGTTGTTTCTGCAGCACGGCGAGGGCGATGACGATCGTCGCCAACAGGCCGAAAAACTCACCCTGATGGGCATGCAAAAACATGCCGCTGCTCATCAGGATCTGCGACAGCCACGGCAGGTTCGAGCCCAGTCCTTCGAAGACCAGGCTGAAGCGCGGCACCACGTAGCCCATCAAGAACAGCACCACGCCACCGCCAACCACCAACAACAGCAGCGGGTAAATCGAGGCGCTGACGATCTTCTGCCGCACCTCGTCCATGCGCTGGCGATAGCTGACGTAACGGCCCAGCGCATCGCCGACCGCGCCGGTCTTCTCGCTGGACTGTACCAGCGCAACGTACAAAGGCGGGAACACCGCCGACAACTGGCCCAACGCCTGGGAGAACGATTTGCCCTCGTACAGCAGCCGCACCAGTTCGCTCAAGGTTTTG
This window encodes:
- a CDS encoding type II secretion system F family protein → MRFQLKAVGKAGVVSLSVEAPGQSEARRIAEDQGLRVVSLHAERHWRSLRLSKRETFNLVLFSQELTTLLNAGLPLIDALESLAEKETAPAARKTLSELVRLLYEGKSFSQALGQLSAVFPPLYVALVQSSEKTGAVGDALGRYVSYRQRMDEVRQKIVSASIYPLLLLVVGGGVVLFLMGYVVPRFSLVFEGLGSNLPWLSQILMSSGMFLHAHQGEFFGLLATIVIALAVLQKQPAFRRGLDRLVEKLPAVHQRIFMYELARFYRSLGILLQGGIPLVTAMGMVRGLLTVASRARLDQACERVREGQSLSTALELNRLVTPVSLRLLRAGEQSGNLGQMMERSADFYDEEISRWIEWFVRLFEPLLMTFIGLLIGVIVILMYIPIFELASSIH